The following is a genomic window from Adhaeribacter radiodurans.
GCCAGGCGATTAAAGCTTAATAAGTCATTACCGCCCCCACTAATCAAAAATACTTCGGGCCGGTGAATGGAGAGTTCTTCGATGTATTTTTCGTCGTACAAGATATTAGTAAACCAATCGCCTCCGTAGGCCAGACTGTAAATGGCATAGTTCGGTTCCTTGCTTAGCCAATCCAAAATATCCTTGATAAAAAAGGGGAACTGAAACCACGAATCGCCTTCCGCTACGATTACTTTATGCTTGGTATACTTGGGGTTCCGAAAACCTCTTTTGATTTTCTGATAGTAATGGACATGCCGGAAATACGTACTTAGTTTGTTTAATAGACCTAAAATACCAGTAGTTGCATCTGATTCAACCAGGAGAGAATTTTCGTTTAGGTCGAATATCCGCAGCAATAATTGGCGTAAATCGGCAAAATTCAGTTGTAGTTCGGGATCAACCAATTGCTTAAATTCTGCTTCCGAAAATTCTAAAGGATAAGCTACAATTTTATCTATTAGTTCTTGTTTGTCTTTAAAGCCCGGTATTTCTAAACTACTCATTCTGATTTTAAATCTGCTGGTTGTTAAAAGCAAAGCTTAATATATTTTGTATACGAGCAAATTCAATTAAAAAGAAAACGCTTATTACTCTCTGCCTGATAAATAAAAAAGCCCCACCAAACGGCGAGGCTTCTTATTTATAGAATGTTTGAGGCTAAACTGAGGCGCTTACTTCCTGTAGTTGGGCGTCAATTACTTTTTGATACACATCTTCGTAGCGGGGCACAATCTTGTCTACTTCAAATTCGCGGGCGCGGGCTAAGGCATTGGCGCGGAACTGGGGTAATTGGGCATCATCTAAAATAAACAAAGCATTTTTAACCATATCTTCCACATCGCCCACATTACTTACGAAACCAGTTACCCCGTCAAGGTTCAATTCCGGAATACCGCCGGCGTTCGAGGAAATAACCGGTACTTCGCAGGCCATGGCTTCGAGAGCTGCCAAACCAAAGCTTTCTTTTTCCGAGGGCATCAGAAATAAATCACATACCGAAAGTACTTCCTCAACGGCATCAAGCTTGCCTAAAAAACGAACATCGCCGCAAATTTTAAGCTGACGACAAAGTTTTTCCATTTTCTGCCGGTCGGGTCCGTCGCCGACTAAAAGTAATTTGCTCGGAATTTTGCGCCGGACTTTATCAAATATTTTTAATACGTCCTGTACTCTTTTTACACCCCGGAAGTTAGAGGTATGCACTAAAAGCTTTTCGCCAAAAGGAGCAATAGCTGCCCGAAAATGGTCTTTGTGTTGTTTCCGGAATCGCTGTAAATTGATAAAGTTAGGAATAACTACAATTTCTTTTTCAATAGCGAAATGCTCGTAGGTTTCCCGGCGCAGATCATTCGAAACAGCCGTTACGCCATCTGATTGGTTAATACTAAAGGTAACCACCGGTTCATATGACGAATCTTTTCCTACCAGGGTAATATCAGTGCCGTGCAAAGTTGTTACAACCGGAATGTTTATGCCTTTTGTTTTCAGGATTTGTTTAGCCATAAAAGCGGCCGATGCGTGCGGAATAGCATAGTGTACGTGTAAAATATCCAGCTTTTCGAACTGCACAATATCTACC
Proteins encoded in this region:
- the bshA gene encoding N-acetyl-alpha-D-glucosaminyl L-malate synthase BshA: MNIGVVCYPTFGGSGVVATELGNALAVRGHKVHFITYSQPVRLDFFSANVFYHEVNVPSYPLFQHAPYELALASKMVDIVQFEKLDILHVHYAIPHASAAFMAKQILKTKGINIPVVTTLHGTDITLVGKDSSYEPVVTFSINQSDGVTAVSNDLRRETYEHFAIEKEIVVIPNFINLQRFRKQHKDHFRAAIAPFGEKLLVHTSNFRGVKRVQDVLKIFDKVRRKIPSKLLLVGDGPDRQKMEKLCRQLKICGDVRFLGKLDAVEEVLSVCDLFLMPSEKESFGLAALEAMACEVPVISSNAGGIPELNLDGVTGFVSNVGDVEDMVKNALFILDDAQLPQFRANALARAREFEVDKIVPRYEDVYQKVIDAQLQEVSASV